One Chryseobacterium sp. StRB126 genomic region harbors:
- a CDS encoding toxin-antitoxin system YwqK family antitoxin translates to MNFKITNGKRLIALEYDFNQYSECLTIGKEPALFLWDDCDDPGDENMVLFSITQENQNRINRALERVNFNIDYTDRVEELFQALQPLLGLMQNGNYKLSFSEDKAWSVYQNSAVFGEDRLDRKDVEEEIRKYDKKLSQNLIYSYDPYIVYEDTCHFNVYEYPFIAWKSEKEMDRDLVKHYTDLILSGARPFAVILKGEYEEDNYFHEYILDGHHKLCAYRNLKIEPLFAIIEFFPEEESEIKMDMERISQILYPWQFNHYYDTWNAYSKRDYLQKNPDSLLKKHFKNGLVTFLYPDDRKRAEVFYINDVEDGEYKYWYNNGDLCILGNYALGKRINKWIYYFSIREIDENASPFVAKEEYIKYEYIYKDGYPLIDKRWDEEGKIMWINDAKCFDEERIHLTDDMIEEYSTERYRNVLKLKKIKE, encoded by the coding sequence ATGAATTTTAAAATTACAAATGGCAAGAGGTTAATCGCCCTTGAATATGATTTCAATCAATATAGTGAATGCCTGACAATAGGAAAGGAACCTGCTCTTTTTTTATGGGATGACTGTGATGATCCGGGGGATGAAAATATGGTACTGTTTTCTATAACCCAGGAAAATCAGAACCGTATTAATAGAGCACTTGAGAGGGTCAATTTTAATATAGATTATACGGATAGAGTAGAAGAGTTGTTTCAAGCTTTGCAACCCCTGTTAGGATTAATGCAAAATGGAAATTATAAATTAAGTTTTTCTGAAGATAAAGCATGGTCTGTTTATCAGAATTCTGCTGTATTTGGAGAAGATAGGCTTGATAGAAAAGACGTGGAAGAAGAGATCAGGAAGTATGATAAGAAATTATCACAAAATCTTATCTATAGCTATGATCCCTATATTGTTTACGAAGATACATGTCATTTTAATGTATACGAATATCCTTTTATTGCCTGGAAATCTGAAAAAGAAATGGATAGAGATCTTGTAAAACATTATACAGATCTTATCTTATCAGGAGCAAGACCATTTGCTGTTATTCTGAAGGGAGAATATGAAGAAGATAATTATTTCCACGAATATATTCTTGACGGTCACCACAAGCTTTGTGCTTACAGAAACCTGAAAATAGAACCTCTGTTTGCCATTATTGAGTTTTTTCCGGAAGAGGAATCAGAAATAAAAATGGATATGGAGCGTATTTCTCAAATATTGTATCCTTGGCAGTTTAATCATTATTACGATACCTGGAATGCCTATAGCAAACGGGATTATTTACAAAAGAATCCGGACAGCTTACTCAAAAAACATTTCAAAAACGGTTTGGTTACCTTTCTTTATCCTGATGACAGAAAAAGAGCAGAAGTATTTTATATCAATGATGTAGAGGATGGTGAATATAAATACTGGTATAATAATGGTGATTTGTGTATTTTGGGGAATTATGCACTTGGTAAAAGGATAAACAAGTGGATATATTACTTTTCAATACGTGAAATAGATGAAAATGCCTCGCCTTTTGTGGCAAAAGAAGAATATATAAAATACGAATATATTTATAAAGATGGCTATCCATTGATTGATAAAAGATGGGATGAAGAAGGAAAAATTATGTGGATAAATGATGCTAAATGTTTTGACGAAGAAAGGATTCATCTCACTGATGATATGATTGAGGAATATTCCACAGAAAGATACAGAAATGTATTAAAACTGAAGAAAATAAAGGAATAA
- a CDS encoding alpha-ketoglutarate-dependent dioxygenase AlkB family protein: MLSLFEDFSDYPINILPHDGTVHYYGKIFSKEETDIYYDYLFNQIPWQHDEAVVFGKLILTKRKVAWFGEKAFEYTYSNRTKYAKPWTPELLKLKQKCEEVSGETYNSCLLNLYHDGSEGMAYHSDGETDLKKHGAIASITFGAERKFLFKHKTTKEKVEIFLENGSLLIMKGTTQDNWLHRLPPTTKVTTPRVNLTFRTIEE, translated from the coding sequence ATGCTCAGCTTGTTCGAAGATTTCTCAGATTATCCCATAAACATACTTCCGCATGACGGAACCGTTCATTACTATGGAAAGATCTTTTCAAAAGAAGAGACTGATATTTATTACGATTATCTTTTCAATCAGATTCCATGGCAGCATGATGAAGCTGTGGTTTTCGGAAAATTAATTCTAACCAAAAGAAAAGTAGCCTGGTTTGGAGAAAAAGCTTTTGAATATACTTATTCCAACAGAACAAAATATGCAAAACCATGGACTCCTGAGCTCTTGAAATTAAAACAAAAATGTGAGGAAGTTTCAGGAGAAACCTATAATTCCTGTCTGCTTAATTTATACCATGATGGTAGTGAAGGAATGGCTTATCACAGTGATGGAGAAACGGATCTGAAAAAGCATGGAGCCATTGCCTCTATTACTTTCGGAGCAGAAAGAAAGTTTTTATTTAAGCACAAAACAACCAAAGAAAAGGTTGAAATATTCCTGGAAAACGGAAGCTTACTGATTATGAAAGGAACTACCCAGGATAATTGGCTTCACAGGCTTCCACCCACAACAAAAGTAACAACTCCACGAGTAAATCTTACTTTCAGAACGATTGAGGAATAA
- a CDS encoding bifunctional helix-turn-helix domain-containing protein/methylated-DNA--[protein]-cysteine S-methyltransferase translates to MSTQSQIDYNRIAKAIEYIQSNFRLQPSLEEVAENIHLSPAHFQKIFTDWAGTSPKKFLQFISLEHAKNLLKEEKASIFDTAYETGLSSTSRLHDLFVKIEGMSPAEYKNGGKSLVINYSFSESPFGNILVASTEKGICYMAFENDKETALGNLQYKFPNASFFENQDTLQKNALSIFDKDWTKLNTIKLHLKGTDFQLKVWESLLTIPMGKLSTYGSLAEKIGNPNASRAVGTAIGNNPVAFLIPCHRVIQSTGHLGGYRWGSDRKQMIVGWESSQIYS, encoded by the coding sequence ATGTCCACACAAAGTCAAATAGATTACAACAGAATTGCTAAAGCGATAGAGTATATCCAGAGCAATTTCAGACTTCAGCCAAGTTTGGAGGAAGTGGCAGAAAATATTCACTTGAGTCCGGCCCATTTTCAGAAGATTTTCACAGATTGGGCAGGAACAAGTCCGAAAAAATTTTTACAGTTCATCAGTCTTGAACATGCTAAAAATTTATTGAAGGAAGAAAAAGCAAGCATTTTTGATACCGCTTATGAAACTGGACTTTCCAGTACAAGCAGATTACATGATCTGTTTGTAAAAATAGAAGGAATGTCTCCGGCTGAATATAAAAACGGAGGAAAAAGTCTTGTTATTAATTATAGTTTTTCAGAAAGCCCATTTGGAAATATCCTGGTAGCTTCCACAGAGAAAGGAATCTGCTATATGGCTTTTGAAAACGACAAAGAAACAGCATTAGGGAATTTACAGTATAAATTTCCTAATGCTTCTTTTTTTGAGAATCAGGACACGCTTCAGAAAAACGCTTTGTCTATATTCGATAAAGACTGGACAAAGCTCAACACTATAAAACTTCATTTAAAAGGTACCGATTTTCAGTTAAAAGTCTGGGAAAGCTTATTAACCATTCCTATGGGAAAACTGTCCACATACGGTAGTCTTGCAGAGAAAATAGGAAACCCTAATGCCTCTAGAGCTGTGGGAACAGCTATTGGAAATAATCCTGTGGCATTTCTTATCCCTTGTCACCGTGTGATCCAATCTACGGGACATTTGGGTGGTTACCGATGGGGAAGCGATAGAAAACAGATGATTGTGGGCTGGGAGAGTTCACAGATCTATTCATAA
- the speB gene encoding agmatinase has translation MRTYAGIPEENATLENSKVMLVTVPYDGTSTWGKGADKGPELFLDASENMELYDIETQTEPYLQGVYLAGEVSENSTPEAMTEAVYQKTKELLNNEGKVFTLFGGEHSVSIGSIRAVGEKFENLTVLQLDAHTDLRPEFHGSTSNHACAVFEANQKHNLVQVGIRSMDAEEAQYLPEGRVFFAHEIANNENWVNDVLEQVSGNVYITIDLDAFDPSIAPSTGTPEPGGLQWYPTLELLRKVFEKCNVVAFDIVELMDSPMAKPTAFLAAKLYYKMLAYNDIYNNNN, from the coding sequence ATGAGAACATACGCAGGAATTCCCGAGGAAAACGCAACGTTAGAGAATTCGAAAGTAATGTTGGTAACAGTTCCTTATGATGGAACTTCAACATGGGGAAAAGGAGCTGATAAAGGTCCTGAATTATTCCTAGACGCTTCTGAAAACATGGAACTTTATGACATTGAAACTCAAACTGAACCTTATCTTCAGGGAGTATATCTAGCTGGAGAAGTTTCTGAAAATTCAACTCCTGAAGCAATGACAGAAGCTGTTTACCAAAAAACAAAAGAGCTTTTGAATAATGAAGGAAAAGTATTCACTCTATTTGGTGGTGAGCACTCTGTTTCTATTGGTTCTATCCGCGCAGTAGGAGAGAAGTTTGAAAACCTTACCGTTCTTCAATTGGATGCTCACACAGACTTACGTCCTGAGTTCCATGGTTCTACTTCAAATCACGCTTGTGCAGTGTTTGAAGCTAACCAGAAGCATAACCTAGTTCAGGTGGGAATCCGTTCTATGGATGCTGAAGAAGCTCAATATTTACCGGAAGGAAGAGTATTCTTTGCTCACGAGATTGCCAATAACGAAAATTGGGTGAATGACGTATTGGAACAAGTTTCAGGAAACGTTTATATTACGATTGACCTTGATGCTTTTGATCCTTCTATTGCACCCTCTACAGGAACTCCTGAACCAGGTGGATTACAATGGTATCCAACACTGGAATTATTGAGAAAAGTATTCGAAAAATGTAACGTCGTGGCATTTGATATTGTAGAATTAATGGATTCTCCAATGGCTAAGCCAACAGCTTTCCTTGCGGCTAAGCTATATTACAAAATGCTTGCTTATAACGATATTTATAACAACAATAACTAA
- a CDS encoding HAD family hydrolase has protein sequence MSLKAVLFDMDGVIVDTEPLHRKAYFKTFDELEIAVSEDLYTSFTGASTKRVSETLIKEFNLNHTYESIAGIKRSHFKDYFYNDDEFDLIPGVRNLIQHYHENGIKLILASSATMTTINMVFDKFGLEKYFSGKISGADLKESKPHPEVFLLAAEMAGEPVENCMVIEDSTNGILAAHRAKIFCAAYRSPHSKNQDYTLADTVVSDYEDLELDKISKYF, from the coding sequence ATGTCTTTAAAAGCTGTTCTTTTCGATATGGATGGGGTAATTGTAGACACCGAACCATTGCATAGAAAAGCCTATTTCAAAACGTTTGATGAATTGGAAATTGCAGTTTCCGAAGATTTATACACTTCATTTACCGGAGCTTCCACCAAAAGGGTTTCAGAAACTCTGATTAAGGAATTTAATTTAAATCATACTTACGAATCCATTGCAGGAATCAAAAGGTCTCATTTTAAAGATTATTTTTATAATGATGATGAGTTTGATCTGATTCCCGGAGTAAGAAACCTTATTCAGCATTACCATGAAAATGGTATCAAGCTTATTTTAGCTTCTTCTGCTACCATGACGACCATCAATATGGTGTTTGATAAATTCGGATTGGAAAAATATTTCAGCGGAAAGATCAGTGGTGCAGATTTAAAAGAATCAAAACCTCATCCTGAAGTATTTCTTCTGGCTGCTGAAATGGCTGGCGAACCTGTTGAAAACTGTATGGTGATTGAAGATTCTACCAATGGAATACTAGCTGCACACAGAGCTAAGATATTCTGTGCTGCGTATAGAAGTCCGCATTCTAAAAATCAGGATTATACATTGGCTGACACCGTGGTTTCGGATTATGAAGACCTTGAACTGGATAAAATTTCAAAATATTTTTAA
- a CDS encoding decarboxylase has translation MKIKYSELIDQTLYFPTEEFNVSENNLLFHDVPLMDVVEQFGTPLKISYLPRISQNIQKAKSWFKEAFEKTEYKKSYTYCYCTKSSHFNFVLEEALKNDISIETSSAYDMDIVKSLYEKEKVDKNIEVICNGFKTDDYLTKISDMINSGFENITPILDNYRELDKLTESIDSTFNIGIRIASEEEPKFEFYTSRLGIGYKDIIPYYSQKIAEHPNARLKMLHFFINTGIKDTSYYWNELYKCLRVYARLKKIAPEVDSLNIGGGFPIKTSLNFDYDYQYMVEEIVSQIKKFCEEEGVEEPNIYTEFGSFTVGESGANLYKIISQKRQNDREKWNMIDSSFMTTLPDTWAISRHFIMLPLNRWEDTYERVFLGGLTCDSDDYYNSEQHTNAIYLPVFSDTKPLYIGFFHTGAYQETIGGYGGVHHCLMPQPRHVLIQKDENGELQYEIFREKQEPEDVLRLLGYK, from the coding sequence ATGAAAATAAAATACTCGGAACTTATTGATCAGACGTTATATTTTCCTACGGAGGAATTTAATGTTTCTGAGAACAATTTGTTGTTTCACGATGTTCCATTGATGGACGTTGTTGAGCAATTTGGCACTCCGCTAAAGATTAGCTATTTGCCGAGAATTTCTCAAAATATTCAGAAAGCCAAAAGCTGGTTTAAAGAAGCTTTTGAAAAAACTGAATATAAAAAGAGTTATACCTACTGTTATTGCACAAAATCCAGTCATTTCAATTTTGTATTGGAAGAGGCTTTGAAGAATGATATTTCAATAGAAACGTCTTCTGCCTATGATATGGATATTGTAAAATCTCTTTATGAAAAAGAGAAAGTAGATAAAAACATTGAAGTGATCTGTAATGGATTCAAAACGGATGATTATCTGACAAAGATTTCAGATATGATTAACAGCGGTTTTGAAAACATTACTCCGATTCTGGATAATTACCGTGAATTGGATAAACTTACAGAAAGTATAGATTCTACATTCAACATCGGGATTAGAATTGCTTCTGAAGAAGAGCCGAAGTTCGAATTTTATACCTCAAGATTAGGAATCGGATATAAAGACATCATTCCATATTACAGCCAAAAGATCGCAGAACACCCGAATGCAAGATTGAAAATGCTTCACTTCTTCATCAATACGGGGATCAAGGATACTTCATATTACTGGAACGAATTATACAAATGTCTTCGTGTTTATGCACGTTTGAAAAAAATTGCTCCTGAAGTAGATTCATTGAACATTGGCGGTGGATTTCCAATTAAAACTTCTTTGAACTTTGATTACGATTACCAGTATATGGTAGAAGAAATCGTTTCTCAGATCAAAAAATTCTGTGAAGAAGAGGGAGTAGAAGAACCCAACATCTATACTGAATTCGGAAGCTTTACCGTTGGAGAAAGTGGAGCAAACCTTTATAAAATCATCTCTCAAAAACGTCAGAACGACAGAGAAAAGTGGAATATGATTGATTCATCTTTCATGACAACGCTTCCTGATACATGGGCGATTTCAAGACACTTTATCATGCTTCCACTAAATCGTTGGGAAGATACTTATGAAAGAGTATTCTTAGGTGGTCTGACGTGTGATTCAGATGATTATTATAACTCCGAGCAACATACGAATGCTATTTACCTGCCAGTTTTCAGCGATACGAAGCCTCTGTATATCGGATTCTTCCATACAGGAGCTTATCAGGAAACTATTGGAGGGTACGGTGGAGTACACCACTGTCTGATGCCTCAGCCAAGACACGTCCTGATTCAGAAAGATGAAAATGGTGAGTTACAGTATGAAATTTTCCGTGAAAAACAGGAACCTGAAGATGTATTGAGACTTCTTGGTTACAAATAA